AAGCCTCATCAAAACTGTGATCGGAGTCCAGCTGGCAGAAAAAATGTAAAGTTCAGCAGTTTAAACTAATTAAAGCCTGTCTTTATCTCAGCACCCTGAACAATCCTGCGGATCAGATGGACGTGATCGGCGTTGGAGGAATCGACTTTGAGGACAACATCGCCcggttttcctccagaggaaTGACCACATGGGTGAGTTGGAgtaaagataaacaaaacaatccTGCAGACGTGCTGAACGTGTCTGTCAAAGGATAAGTCCTGGTTAAAGATAACCTCGGTGATACATATTTAAGTTATTTCTCTAACATGTTTTCAGCAACGTGAAACAAGGAGTTTTATCTGAGATCAGGAGTGTAAAGTTCCAGCTCATCCAGGCTTTTTGGTCTGTAAGACAGGCTGATCAGGTTCATTAGAGTTCATAGGTGGAGGGAATGcatgcatttaaaaatgagctttttttttttttttttttttttttgagctttttGTTTCGGTGAAGAATTCAGAGTTAATTTGGATATAAACTCTTAGGAAGATCAAAATAAATGGATGTGCTGAAAAGGACAATAATTGACTATAAACAATGAGGGACGCATAAACCAGTCTTTAAGACCAGTTCAGATGAAGGCATTGATCCTTTGGCTTGagatttgtgttttatgtttgcaGATGAAAATTTAGTTTACTAATAAAGATTTAAACGGGGAAAATAATTAGTTCAACATTCTTTTTTGTTGCTCCCAAGACACACTAATGGACAAATTATAAATCATCTGACAgaagtgaagcatttttctaaataaaacgATGCAGACTAACAGAAATTTAAATGTGCACTTTCagaataaaccttttttttctctctcagccatTACTAATATATGTATCTTATACAGCAGAGTGACTTATgatttttctcccctttttctTTAACCTTTTTTGATGGTTGTGATTTATACAACTTATATTGCAGAAAATACGGTAACTAGTTGCCATCTGTGACGGTTAAAATgacttcactcttttttttaacaagttaaCATGTGGACAGACCTCTAACCTGCAGATCTGCCCTCAGATCTCTGAGTTAGTCAACCCTAATGTAAGCCCCTTATCCCTCATCCACATCCTATCAGCCacttaccacacacacacacacacacacacacacacacacacacacacacacacacacacacacagttctggtCCAGAGCAGACACTTGCTTTGGGATCTGATTAAGACTTACTGATCCCATCAGGTTCTCTGCTTCGTCTGTGACCGTCAGCCAGCTGTGAAGCCCAAACTTTCTCACAGTGACGCTTTccctctttccttttcttccttggtggttctgttttctttcattttcacatttgtcGCCGTCACATTCACTCTGGCAGGACGCCGATGTTTGTACCAGCAGTGGAGCGTTGTGGGAGAGGCGCAGTGGCTGAAATGCGCCCGTTTGGCCAGAGTGTGACTTCATGGTGTAGGCGTAACGGCACAAAGTCAAACATGCGTTTAGCTGTATGAATCACAGctattttgaattttgaattatAGCTTTGTGCCTTTGTGTTTGGAATGCTgctcttgtttgtgtgtgagtggatgACCGGCCGCAGCATCACATTTCATAGTTTGGGATGACTTCTCCAGGATGTTTGGAAGCTGCATAATAAAACCAAGACTAAAATAAACATAACTTGCTCGAAaggctgttttattttctgccgTGCCGCCGGcgtctgctctgtgtgtctcACATCGGGTCCCGTCTGTGCAGGAGCTGCCGGGCGGCTACGGCCGAGTGAAGCCCGACATCGTCACCTACGGCTCGGGGGTCCGCGGCTCGGGGATGAAGGAGGGGTGCCGCTCGCTGTCTGGCACCAGCGTGGCGTCTCCGGTGGTGGCGGGCGCCGTCACACTCCTGGCCAGGTGAGCCAGTAAGATACAGCTTATAAGACATGCCGACAGTGTTTATTCTCATCTGTAGCTTCACTAAACTGAAAGATGAAGCTGTGAAAAAGTCAAGCAAGTgatctttttgaaaactgtgattCGTTTTTTTATGGTGTCCGGTGGGTAGAAACTTCGATTTGTTCATAGACACATAACAATCTGTTgtgttctttctgtttcttaCTCTTTCTCTCCATGCCTCTTCATTACTCTGTCactccttccttctctctccatccctttctttctctcactcttctTTTTTCGTCTCTCAGGACATTAGAGAATTGTGGTGGAAAATATTTTGCATtaatactgtattttatttgtaGTGTACTTTACATTCAGAAATATCAAAATGCATccatatgcaaaaaaaaaaaaaaaaaaaaaacatcgacAAAGTGAAATGTGGAACACGACAAGGCCTCTCCAGTCTCGCGGCTCTCAGGTGGTCTGGCAGTGACCGTCGGTGAGAGAAAACATTGGATGACGCGACGTCTGTCCGCAGGGCGGACTCCTAATTCTCTGCTCAGAACCAAAGATGACTGCAATATTTACATCATCAAGCCGTCGTAAAAGTTTGAAatgtcaagtgtgtgtgtgtgtgtctgaagtcGTCATTCCGCGGCAGAGCGGTCATGAAGCGTGTCACATGTTGCCCTGAGAGTCGGTGGAGACTGCTGGAGTCGTCTGAAACGCAGCGCGGAGCTCTCCAGTGAAGCCGCTCGCTGACCCGTGCAGGAGTTCGACTTCAGACGACACATGTTGCGTAATACTGAAGCATGATATGGTTTAATTACCTCCAGTTTTGTAATCCTACATGAGCAGGCAGTGAAATGTGTCCCTGACGAATGTTTGGTGTTGTATTCTCAGTCTGTCACTTtcccgtctcctcctgctgaaaCTGAGCCCGTGTGTTAGCTCACATTCCCGGGTTCAGCCGCACGCCGCCACCCGTTTGTCTTGGGATTCACACTCTCACACCCATCCCTCGTCTTCCCTCCGGCTGTGCTcagaatggggaaaaaaaaaaaagaaaagaataaagtgATGTCTGCAGATAAGCTGATGCGCAGCGAGCTGAGCCTGTtccgctctgctctgtcctgcagCACCGTGCTGAACCGGGAGCTGGTGAACCCGGCATCCATGAAGCAGGCGCTCATCGCCTCCGCCCGCAGGCTGCCCGGAGTCAACATGTTCGAGCAAGGCCACGGCAAACTGGACCTAATCAGAGCCTACCAGATCCTCAACAGCTACAGACCTCAGGCCAGGTAAGGGAAACACCAGCTCATATCCAGAGGAACTCTCGAGACGCAGCGAGTGTTTAAATGCTGTCACGGTCCTCATGTTATGAGTTCATTCATGACGTAACTCAGTAATAAAGATCATCCCAGTGGAGCCACTCCCTTTACTGATGGAGGGGAAAGATGGGCTTGACTGGAAGAAATAAAGTTCTTAGAGGGAACACAGAACTGGAAATTCATCGAATTATGACTGAAGGCTCCCAGTGAACCTCCACCAACAATTAGGCTCAAATTATTCATGAGCACAGTTCGGAGCGGCTTTTTTCCTGCTCTAATAATTTAAGCAGCACATTTCAAGTAGCATCTCAGGATCTAGGGAAAAATGACTTGAAGTTTCGCTCATTTTGttccatttcatttatttatgacaACATCACGTTTGCTAGTTTGGGAAAAGAAAGACGGagttgttttcattcagatcAAATTTCTCCTACTcatttgaaacagtttaatatGCAAAGTGTGTTTGTAAAATGAGAGTGTAGCAGGCTAATGTGAATACATTGATCTTCTATACACTCGTTTTCCAAAATAGGCTATGcagttgcagtgttttctgccTTCTCCACAGACACTGAGtttaagcattttcaaaaagttgcgttttcctgtttccatggagatggttGTCTTGGTTTTATATAGTTGTAACCGGTCCTTGTCCCCTCTCAGTCTTTCTCCCAGCTACATCGACCTGACGGAGTGTCCCTACATGTGGCCTTATTGCTCTCAGCCCATCTACTACGGAGGGATGCCCACCATCGTCAACGTGACCATTCTCAACGGGATGGGCGTCACCGGCCGCATCGTCGACAAGGTGAGCAGACGAGATGACTCTGATAAAGAAAGAACAATCCTTCTGTTTCCTGAAGCTCGATGGCCGCCTTCAGACAGGCAGCTCGTGTAGCGAAGGACAAATGAAGGAGGTTTGATCCCTCCCTGGCCTGCTTCAAGCTAAAGGTCGCTGTGTCTCCCGCTCAGCCCATCTGGCAGCCGTACCTGCCCCAGAACGGCGACCACATCGACGTGGCCGTCTCCTACTCGCCGGTGCTGTGGCCCTGGGCCGGCTACCTGGCGGTGTCCATCTCCGTGGCCAAGAAAGCGGCGTCGTGGGAGGGGATCGCCCAGGGTCATGTGATGGTCACGGTGGCGTCGCCCGCGGAGAACGACGTGAGTCGGTGCAGCCGCAACGAACTTTCAGCTTTTTCCTGTTCTTTCCAAGAAACTTGTCACTCGGTTTACTAAGTATAAGATCATTTCTTGGCATTTGAATTATTTAGATGCAGATAAACCTCCTTAAACACACAATATTACATAATTTGAAGCACTTTTCTATGAATAATTTACATATTTCATTAATTACATTAATTACACATTTTAAATCCAGTCTAGTGTTCATTCAGGCGGTTCCATCTTCACCGTGTAACTGATCCATCTGTTGCCTTCCCCTCTTCCCCCCCCTGCAGTCGGAGGTGGGAGGCGAGCTGACCTCCACAGTCAAGCTCCCCATCAAGGTGAAGATCGTGCCGACCCCCCCGCGCAGTAAGAGGGTGCTGTGGGACCAGTACCACAACCTGCGCTACCCGCCGGGCTACTTCCCCCGGGACAACCTGCGCATGAAGAACGACCCTCTGGACTGGTGCGCGTGTTTCCTGTGCTCCACTCCTCCCGCTGAACTGTTCACCTTCAGCCctcattttttaattgttcCTCTTTTCAGGAACGGGGACCACATCCACACTAACTTCAGAGACATGTACCAGCATCTGAGGAGCATGGGATACTTTGTGGAGGTGCTGGGCGCTCCCATCACGTGCTTTGATGCCAGCCAGTACGGTACGAGCGCACGGCAACCCAGATTGACTCCAGGAAGTCGATGTAGCCCCCCggctcccctcccctccccatcCGAGCCCCGACTGCTTAACACTGGGAGGAAAATAACAACCTGATGGATTGTTTGCCTCCGTGTCCCTGCAGGCACGCTGCTGATGGTGGACAGCGAGGAGGAATATTTCCCCGAAGAGATCACCAAGCTGAGGAGAGACATCGACAACGGCCTCTCGCTGATTATCTTCAGCGATTGGTACAACACCTCGGTCATGAGGAAGGTCAAGTTCTACGACGAGAACACCAGGTATCCCCCCCCGCTCATCACAGAAACCCCGGGCCCGGGTGAAAGGCCACTGGAACCTATTTTCTGAGGGCTGCGGATGATTGATGGGGTCGTATGTAAACACAAAATGCTTCAGCAAATCTTCAAAATGGCTTTTTCTCAAGCGTGAATAGCTTGTATCTGGAGGCGCAAAATATATTTAACCTTCACAGTTAAGGATAACACAGCTCTGAAAGCTGGACAtagaatatttttatttatcaacTGCAATCCAGAAGATTTTCATGAATTTTCTTTACCTTTTCTGCTTATTTGAGCTAGTTtagaaaatgttgctttttgggTGCTATTGATTCTTGTTGTTGTAATAACTTTTATGATACCTGCTTTAACcgtttttgttattttagctGTTTAAGCCATTTTTATCTCTTTTGGACATTTGgctgttttggtcttttttgcctttttttatcTCTTAGAAGCTAATGGCTAAATAATGTTGTTAACTGTTACAGCTGCTATAACAGTTgtacctgcaaaaaaaaaaaaaaaaaagttttaaattaaaatttctATGGGCCTTAAGAGcccttttgaaaaacaaaaataaaaaatagatgtTTATTCAGATATCGTGATTTCCAGGGAGCCACTGCACAGCTGCATGACAAGACTTTAGAAGTCTCAAACAACTCCTTCCTGTTTATGGACACTTTGACAAAATCTGAGTCAAACGTCAAACTGCagagtttctgaaacagaaagtagtattttattaaaacattgcTTCGACCTTCTATTCATCAAACTGTATATTTACTGTACGCTGCATTGGAATGAATTCTGCCGCCGTTCTGGTAGATCAGGAGCCAGCGCTGGTCGGTGATGTAAATGAGAAGTGATTGAGCCACATTAACATTTCCTGCAGTTCATACAGCTGCTGATCAGAATGTTAGCCGATTCCTACTCTGTAATGCCGACAGCCTCTGCCCATTAAACACATTCACAGTAATTGTGATTAGGATTAGTGGGTGAAAACTATACAGTTTGTACCGTGTATTAGTCTATAAATTGAATACGTAGCGCACATTTATCACAAATCAGTCAAGTTCCTTCTATTTTTCTCAAATATTTCCTTCACAGCACTCTGTAATTTTGGAATTCAGCCCAGCGAAGAGCTCAGCACCCTGAGGAGGAATCAATAAGTAATGCAGAGTGGTTTTAGATTAAGTTTCCTCTTCGTGGAATAAGTTGAAGGAGCTCAGTAGGAATGTGTCGCTGTGCAGCAATGTGCTCtcgtctattttttttttttttctattgaaaaAGCTCCGTGTCTAAATGATCCACGTGACACGAGCGTTATCTCAGCGCTGCTTTCAGCAGGCAGAGTCCACATCGAAGTGCATCGAGCCGTCACGAAcgctttctgtctgcagcgtATTAGACTTTATTAACGCAGCCTCGACCCGTAATGAATCCCATACATCACGACTTTGAGGAATGAAAGCTCCTCGCGCAGAGATAACAATTACTCACCGCTCCATTCATATCCAACACAAGCTGTCGCACAGCATCCCGGCAGATTAAAAGTCTTAAACACAGTTAAATATAGTCTCTGCAGCTTAGAAATATTATGCTGAGTAATTCAGTTTTAATTGAATGGCGACAGTTGGGTTTGGAGAGTTTCTCATTTACACCCGAGACTgtgctgaaaaacaaattacCAATTCATTCCCCTTTGTTTTATGAATGCGCTGCAACTTTGGGGGGTTTAAAGTTGCCTACAGACAGGCGTGCATCAGATCAAACCTTATTTGTGTAGCATCTCTAAATGCAGGGCAGTACAATTCACAGGAGGATCAGCGAAGTGATTGAAGGCTCAGAACAAATCAAGACAGGAATGGAAAATAGCATCAAAATGTTTAACAACAGTGattaaaaatggaataaaagtCCTTTTTAGGAGATGAAATCTGATGTTTTACACTAATTAAAACTATGTAAAACACAGATGTTCAATTatgaatgaaaaagtaaaaaaaaaaaaaaaagaattctttAGAGGTATTATATAAAAAAGCATTGCTAAAAAAATAGTTTCTCCAAATGTTAAGATCTGTTGTTTCCCATTGTTGTATTAGAATTAtttaaacaaagaaagaatGTGATAATATTATGACAAAGAAATCCTACAACAGATGTTCTACAGCAGATAAAACACAATTTTGTTAAATAATACATAAATAACCGTGACTTTGATTTCTTATTAAAAGTAAAATTTCTAATAAgatcagacatttttttccacattattcTTTAGCTGGGAGTCATGTTTAAGAAACTTGACATCTTCATTAATCCCTGTGTTGTCTTTAGAGAGATGAACTGAACCGTTTGTGTTGGACTTGCAGGCAGTGGTGGATGCCGGACACAGGGGGCGCTAACGTCCCAGCTCTGAACGACCTGATCTCGGTGTGGGGGATGGCTTTCAGCGACGGCCTGTACGAGGGAGACTTCACGCTGGCCGATCACGACAGTGAGACACAGCAACATGCCTTCCTCTCCGTCATCACGACATTATTCTCCGTCTGTTTCCTGGAGAATGAAGgtggctcctctctctctgcctcctctcctctctcagtgTACTACGCCTCAGGCTGCAGCATCGCCCGCTTCCCAGAAGACGGAATAGTGATTGCAAAGAACCTGAAGGACCAAGGtacctgcagctctctctctttaagtattaaacaaacaccaaacaccGTGTCGCTCCGTGCTGGCTGGCTGCCAGGCATCGGCACATCGCTTCAGTCCAGATCTGACactgcggtgtgtgtgagtgtgtgtgagaccaggGGGGTGTGAGCTGTCATGAATGAAGGTCtggttgaggtgtgtgttcgaATCAGTTGTTAGCAGTGAAGCCCATAGAGACAGAAACGCAGGGCCTCATCAGGAACTCTGCTCATTTGTAGGTATAGAAATGTTTCGGATTGGTTAAGTTTAGACAATTTATTTATAGTGATAAAaccataatgtgtgtgtgtgtgtgtgtgtgtgtgtgtgcgtgcttgacAGGTCTGGAGGTGTTAAAGCAGGAGACTGCGGTGGTGGAGGGAGTTCCCATCCTCGGACTGTACCAAACTCCGTCAGACGGGGGCGGTCGCATTGCTCTGTACGGAGACTCCAACTGTATAGACGACAGTCACAGACAGAAAGGTAGCGCCGTTGTCAGTTCTGATCGCCGTTCTGGCTTCTCTTATAATAACTTCGGTGTCATGTTTTGATTGTTCCAGTGTGAATATGATTTCCCTGACGTTTTGATCCCTGTTGTTTGCCAGACTGTTTTTGGCTGCTGGACGCTCTGCTCCAGTACACGTCCTACAGTATGACCCCTCCCAGCCTCAGCCACTCCCACAGCAGAGTGGCCCCGCCCACAGGAGCCGAGCGCCCACTGCCGCAGAGACTGGAAGGTAAAGAGGAAACCAGTGTTTTACCTCTGCGTCGTGCCGGaccgtgctttttttttttttttttttttttgctttgagaaatTTCAGAGGGTTTTGTAAAAGGTGCAtcaaatttgaacattttcttgcAAAAacctatttattttcaatttgatCTCTTCTTTTTGTCCTTCATAGTGTTTTCTCTAGATCTAGATATAAAAAGTATGGAAGCAATACTATTACTGTCAGGTTCAGTCTGCAAACTAAAGGAAAAGTATCCCATCTGCACTGCATTCATAAAAAACCTTCATTACAACAATGTTACTAAAAGTTTCATGACTCAATTAagatcctgctgcagcctgaatcTAACCTTGTTTTACAATTTTAGCCTGCTGGTGCTCATTATTTTGTATATGAGAAGTTTGTTGAAACAAAACGAGAGTTCCTGTCTGTTTCTCTACACAGATAAAGTGAGGTTAAGAAAAGTTGAAACGGTGAGAAGAACTGGAAATGTTGAGAAAATAAGGCTTCACCCGTCCATGTTTAGTGAAAGTTGACGTAATGCAGACAAAACTTTTCAGGTGTCGGTTGCGGAGATACTTGCAGCcattaacacattttatttgtgattCATGAATCAGgtaatcacctttttttttttttttttttttttcaaaatgcagGAATTCAGTCAAACTTACTAATGAGGCTGAAGGGGGAGCATCGACCTTCATTCCTTCAACATGATGTGAAtattcctccttttcctccagGTAACCATCTCTACCGCTACTCCAAAGTTTTAGAGGCTCACCTGGGAGaccctaagccccgccccctccccgccTGCCCTCACCTGTCCTGGGCGAAACCGCAGCCCGTCAATGAGACGGCCCCCAGGTATTCATCATCCTTTTGTTTACctcctgcagattttttttatttctgcttataaaagttcagtttttcattACTTGCGCTACATTCCCACacgtcttgtttttttttttttttttagctaaaggagatcacagtgtgtgttttgctcgCTGCCGTTGCCGTGGTTTTCATCATTCGTGCCCTCAGTCAGAGAGCTGTTCTGAGGAAAAAGCCATGTGTCCCAGTAGGAGTGTGAAACACTCGGGCTCAGTGTTACTTTGAAGCcgtggtttttgttcttttttctaaaATTGCCGTCGGAGTGAATCGCTGCAAAATGGAGACAAACCTCAAACTAAGTGAAGCAGAACAGACGCTTCCATCCCGCTCTCCCTCATTTCCTGTcgtttctctgtctttctcctcctcgtcctcctcccggCGCTCAGTAACCTGTGGAAGCACCAGAAGCTTCTGTCCGTGGATCTGGACAAAGTGGCTCTGCCGAACGTGAGGGCGTACCGGCCCCAGGTCAGGCCTCTGTCGCCCGGGGAGAGTGGCGCCTGGGACATCCCCGGAGGTAACCCACGACCAACACCACGCTGGCCTGAGGAAATGAGGGTGATATCTGAGCTCCGCCTTCCTCTCCGCAGGGATAATGCCCGGCCGCTACAACCAAGAGGTGGGCCAGACCATCCCCGTCTTCGCCTTCCTGGGGGCGATGGTCGTCCTTTCCTTCTTCGTGGTCCAGCTCACCAAAGCCAAGAGCAAGCCCAAGCGCAGGAAGCCGCGCATCAAGCGGCCCATttacctccagcagcagacgtCGGCGTCGTCGGGGAAGAACCCCACGGTGTGACCGCCGCCCCGGACCGAGACCCCCGCTGGAGTCTGACGAACTGTTGGCGCAGACTGCCTCCAGGCTCCAGCGCTCGCCGGGCGTCTCGGGGAAAACGGTTCTTGTGCCTCTCGTcgtggctgtttgtgtgtgtgtgtgtgtgtgtccgtggaCCAATGAACAGTATTAGACAATGTTACACACATGaatttgaaacacacacacgtcccctCACAGACAGACACGGTGTCTACATTTCGCTCGGTTTCTCTCTCCTTTGACCAAACTGTTTAATTATGAATGACATGTGTCTGACTTTTATAtttattgaatttgtttgtACCCTAACACGCGTTCTCAGAAGGGCAAGGCGACgtcacctcaacacacacacacaaaaaaaaccacagtaaccatacatacacacactcacacacacgttccaGGTTTTTGAAGTCCTGCCCATACCCGTTGGAAAAAGACTGACtgtcttttcattgtttttatattttatatgaTGATTGAACTCTGGCCAGACGTCCTGTTGATATCATCCGTCATGAGCTCAACAAAGTAGCATCGACAGACTTGTTCAGATATATCTCATCGATTAAAAAGCATAATCAAAGCCAATGTGctcatttgatttttattttcttacgCCAGCCGGTCGTGCGTGATTCTGATCTTTATAAAGCAGTGACTGAAATGATTTTCAAATGATATAGGAGTGAGTTCAAAGACATCAGCCCGCGAAGCTAAGCTCAGACTAACTCCTCTTCGTCTCAAACAAAACATAATCTTGCCAGCAAATGTTGGTTGATAATGAGATAAGATGATTTGTTAATCACTGCAGGACTCCcgaagttgaaaaaagttggctgggctgggctgggtgaggagctcagtcaccagggaggaactTGGAGTAGAACTGccagaaaccagagaaaacatgGTCACATTTCAGACTCGAGTTGAATGGTTTAAAGAGTTCAAAAAACTATGTAAAACTGCCACAAATCAcatgaaacaaaacatattGATGATGTGAACATATAATTCCGTTATGGGCTGCACAATATTGAACTGGCAATAATATTGTCGATTATTGCAATCGTGTGACAAACAGGCAGTGTTTCATAAAGCTAGTGTTTGGTTGACTGTCTTGCTTTCGTCATTTCTCCTATAATTTTCTTTCAGATTGAACTCTTTTTTACATTGAATTTGCAGAACATGAATGCTAGTCTTTTGTATATTGTGCACGTGGATATTATGATAAAATTAAGAACAATATACAgtatacattttattttctctaatATCAACCAAATTAATATTCATATAATAATGCTATTCAAAGAGGATGCTCTATTCCTCTTATTTTCAGAAGATTCCTAAAAATAGGATCTATTTCAGAgactgaaaaaacattttcttttatccaTAATTCTACACATCAGTGAGGCGGTTATTGCCAAATGTCCAGAAGTTCTCAGCTGGCTGCAGTGGTCTCATAATCTCACCCTCACTTCTTTCCATTTCCAGGCCTGTGGCCTCCGCTCAGACCGCTCCAGGCAGTTTATctgtgcagagctgcagaaccaCAAAAGCTTcgaaacaatttttttttccttcccacaaATATTCAGCCACACTGTCTTCGCCTGCACAGGAGGGCCTTTAACCAATTCCCTTCCAGTTATTTATGAGTGCTCGGAAGATTGGTTTGCTTTCCCGTCCTGAAAACCTCAGAACCTCGCCTTCGTGTGTGTCCATGACTGCACATcgggatgctttttttttttttttttttaattgtctttaatgaaaaaatcaagtttttctGGCTGCTTATTGTTTTGAAATTAGCTTCACAATATGAGCAGAATGattaaatgaaaagtaaaactCGTAATGGAGGGTTAACCGTGTTACAAACCAGTATGGTGGAATTGATCACAAGTTTTTAGCCGCTTGATGTTGTTTGACATGAGTATCATCATCACAGCGTTAAGCGAGTaacagcaggacgtctgcttcAGAAACTCTTCATACATTTTCATTGATCcataaaaacaagcagcagaagtttctttttgtttttgtttgcacaAACTGAACATCCAGGATTTTCCCCTCTAAATTTCTGGCAAtaacatgttttcactgtgctTGTTCAATAACTCCTCAAAAACTTCTAATGAAACCTTGAATGTGTAGCAGCCACActcaaaaaccaaaacaaaacaacaaaaacacctgAAGCAGTGCAGGGAATCGATATGCAGACCTGGATTTGTGTACgcgtgggttttctccagattcctcccacagtctaaagACATTGAGGCTAATGGGAGATGTACAGTATTTTGTCTGCagttgtgaatgtgagtgtgtgcttgaCCTGTGAGGAACGTGTTCAAAATGCAACCTGCCTCCACCCACGTTCATCCGGGATCAATGCAACTGTCAACTGGATGAATCCGTATCTAATCTGGACATATGTTTGGATATTATTCTACTATTTAAATATTTGAGGCCAGAAATTGTTTGAGAATTAGGTGTTAAATTGTTTTCATCTCCATGCAGAAGGTGTCGGTAAAAACCTGACAAAACATTTTGATGCAAGAAccgttcagagagagagactggaggtCATTTCGTCTCGTTCTGCAGGTTACTAAAATGCGTTTTGTCCCGGGCCGGCTGGGGAGAAGAATTAATTGCATTCCTTTCTGAAGAGTAATTCCACATTGAACGGACTAATTCCATCCCGCTCATGGGTTTAGTGTTGGCTGCGGGCCGAATTCAGTGATGCAGCTTGATTTCATCAGAGGTGATGTGCGCCGGTGTGCTCGGGGGTCTGAGCTTTGGCTCTTTATCGGGGCCTAATAATCCAGATCAGCCTGTGAATCTGTCACCAGTCCTCTGGGATGACGGCCGCGCCGCGGAGCTAATCTCCCTCCGAACCTTGGGAAACTGGGAAATGACCTCGGAGCCAGCTATCTGCGCTAACAAGATTTGGGAAAGCTGGTGTTGAGTGGAGGTCACATGCCCTCTCTCCCTCCGCGGTTCCCAGATGCCGGGACTTCCTGTCGAGCCAATCAGGTTGCCCCGCTCACTTCCTGGAGGGGCAGTTGAAAGAGACACCGTGGCGGCTCGGGGCTGAACTCCGGACCCCCCGCGTGGTACGTTACCAGACTGTACCGCTCCCCCGTCCGTCCTCTGAGCTCACGTCAACACTCCAGCTTCCCCCTCCTGTCCGCTCTGCTCacctctacagtctgtcctcgaG
Above is a window of Salarias fasciatus chromosome 7, fSalaFa1.1, whole genome shotgun sequence DNA encoding:
- the mbtps1 gene encoding membrane-bound transcription factor site-1 protease; amino-acid sequence: MLLLSVWASTLLGLLAGFLPAVGMEPQGGASAEPLPSPSGSNCSQLTLKLEFSSEVVEHEYIVAFTGYFSAKARSLYISSALRSSGEDDDDDGGGGAALEWHIVPRENPASDFPSDFELVHIRQASPSSLLTLEDHPYIKRVTPQRKVFRSLKYIPSPEPAAPCNATRGTQKWQSWQSSRPFRRTSLSLGSGFWHATGRHSSRRLLRAIPRHVAQILQADVLWQMGHTGSGVKVAVFDTGLSEKHPHFKNVKERTNWTNEKTLDDGLGHGTFVAGVIASMRECQGFAPDSELHIFRVFTNNQVSYTSWFLDAFNYAILKKIDVLNLSIGGPDFMDHPFVDKVWELTANRVIMVSAIGNDGPLYGTLNNPADQMDVIGVGGIDFEDNIARFSSRGMTTWELPGGYGRVKPDIVTYGSGVRGSGMKEGCRSLSGTSVASPVVAGAVTLLASTVLNRELVNPASMKQALIASARRLPGVNMFEQGHGKLDLIRAYQILNSYRPQASLSPSYIDLTECPYMWPYCSQPIYYGGMPTIVNVTILNGMGVTGRIVDKPIWQPYLPQNGDHIDVAVSYSPVLWPWAGYLAVSISVAKKAASWEGIAQGHVMVTVASPAENDSEVGGELTSTVKLPIKVKIVPTPPRSKRVLWDQYHNLRYPPGYFPRDNLRMKNDPLDWNGDHIHTNFRDMYQHLRSMGYFVEVLGAPITCFDASQYGTLLMVDSEEEYFPEEITKLRRDIDNGLSLIIFSDWYNTSVMRKVKFYDENTRQWWMPDTGGANVPALNDLISVWGMAFSDGLYEGDFTLADHDMYYASGCSIARFPEDGIVIAKNLKDQGLEVLKQETAVVEGVPILGLYQTPSDGGGRIALYGDSNCIDDSHRQKDCFWLLDALLQYTSYSMTPPSLSHSHSRVAPPTGAERPLPQRLEGNHLYRYSKVLEAHLGDPKPRPLPACPHLSWAKPQPVNETAPSNLWKHQKLLSVDLDKVALPNVRAYRPQVRPLSPGESGAWDIPGGIMPGRYNQEVGQTIPVFAFLGAMVVLSFFVVQLTKAKSKPKRRKPRIKRPIYLQQQTSASSGKNPTV